In one Brevibacillus composti genomic region, the following are encoded:
- a CDS encoding NAD(P)H-dependent flavin oxidoreductase: MWPGGEVTRRLGIRWPIIQAGMAGGTTTPELVAAVSQAGGLGTLGAGYMSGEQIRTAIRAIRTLTDRPFAVNLFIPEEGAADDQTSPGENVRRVMNEARRRLGIPENPDPGKAAEPFPEQMAAVLEERVPVFSFTFGRLDAGYLAACKERGICVIGTATTVREGLALQESGCDMVVAQGSEAGGHRGSFLPDSPQNQIGLMALLPQMADRLSIPVIAAGGIMDGRGIAAAFMLGAEAVQLGTAFLLTEESGAHPLHKQAVLASTDESTMLTRAFSGKAARGVANSFMEKLAPYNDEIPAYPWQNAHTRDIRQAAAKQGRTEYLSMWAGQAGSLGRPLRAEQLLEKLVAETEELTRRR; this comes from the coding sequence ATGTGGCCAGGAGGAGAAGTTACACGCAGACTGGGGATTCGGTGGCCGATCATCCAGGCGGGTATGGCCGGAGGGACGACGACGCCGGAGCTGGTGGCGGCTGTCTCGCAGGCGGGCGGCTTGGGTACGCTGGGGGCGGGCTACATGAGCGGGGAGCAGATTCGCACGGCGATCCGGGCGATACGCACGTTGACAGACCGGCCTTTTGCGGTGAACCTGTTTATTCCGGAGGAGGGAGCAGCTGACGATCAGACGTCTCCCGGCGAGAATGTCCGCCGGGTCATGAATGAAGCGAGACGCCGCTTGGGCATTCCGGAGAATCCCGATCCGGGCAAGGCTGCCGAACCCTTTCCCGAACAGATGGCGGCCGTTTTGGAAGAGCGGGTTCCCGTCTTCAGCTTTACGTTTGGACGATTGGACGCAGGCTATCTGGCGGCATGCAAGGAAAGGGGCATCTGCGTGATCGGCACGGCTACGACCGTGCGGGAGGGGCTGGCTTTGCAGGAGAGCGGCTGCGATATGGTCGTGGCCCAAGGGAGTGAAGCAGGGGGACATCGCGGTTCCTTTTTGCCGGATTCGCCCCAGAACCAGATCGGCTTGATGGCGCTGCTGCCACAGATGGCGGATCGCCTGTCCATTCCGGTCATTGCGGCCGGAGGGATCATGGACGGGAGAGGCATCGCCGCTGCTTTTATGCTGGGGGCCGAGGCCGTTCAGCTGGGGACCGCATTTTTGCTAACGGAGGAGAGCGGCGCCCATCCCCTGCACAAACAGGCCGTGCTGGCATCTACGGATGAGAGTACCATGCTGACACGCGCTTTCTCCGGCAAAGCGGCCCGGGGCGTAGCCAACTCGTTCATGGAAAAGCTGGCCCCCTATAACGACGAAATTCCGGCTTACCCCTGGCAAAATGCCCACACGCGCGATATCCGGCAAGCGGCAGCCAAACAGGGCAGAACCGAGTACCTCTCGATGTGGGCGGGGCAGGCGGGCTCGCTGGGCCGCCCGCTGCGTGCGGAGCAATTGCTGGAGAAGCTGGTGGCTGAAACAGAGGAGCTTACTCGCAGAAGATAG
- a CDS encoding glycoside hydrolase family 3 protein: protein MSVIGRLSLRHKIGQMLICGFGGHQSTDGIRELIREYGLGHVILFSRNADTARQLHQLSWQLKEWSSRYSDIPLGVAVDQEGGMVARVTGGVTPLPGNMAVGATRDASAAFELARISGTELRLLGVTTNFAPCLDISSNPHNPVIGVRSYGETAELVGSMGVAAIRGYHSAGMAAAAKHFPGHGDAAVDSHHALPVLDLDGKRLEQVELVPFQKAVEAGVDMVMTAHIVLPRIEPSRLPGTLSPAIVTGILREEWGYDGVVVSDCLEMEAIAGHYGVGEAAVMAVEAGVDLITVSHRYERQIEVLEALIQAVESGRLQEERIDQSVARILRVKQQRRMGEPMLAWEAVEAKLATGEERRTAERISEESITLIADEGGNLPLDRKAEILVIWPAVQAANDADERYGEKERLADFLRSAGMQVRELVVPTDPGADEIARAVKISRDYRQVVVTAYQAAFHPGQSRLIRELLAEHGKRLVVAATRNPADFTLFPEAGTFLCSYESRPLAMQSLARVLTGRVAPRGKLPVTLSASYPFGWRGSRDPIESSRDRKS from the coding sequence ATGAGCGTAATCGGAAGGTTGAGCTTGCGACATAAAATCGGGCAGATGCTGATCTGCGGTTTTGGCGGTCATCAGTCCACAGACGGCATCCGGGAGCTGATCCGAGAATACGGGCTGGGTCATGTCATTTTGTTCAGCCGGAACGCAGACACGGCCCGGCAGCTGCACCAGCTGTCCTGGCAGCTCAAAGAGTGGTCCTCCCGGTACAGCGACATACCGCTCGGAGTCGCCGTGGATCAGGAAGGCGGGATGGTGGCGCGGGTAACCGGCGGAGTCACCCCGCTGCCGGGCAATATGGCAGTCGGAGCCACCCGTGATGCGTCTGCGGCTTTTGAGCTGGCCCGGATCAGCGGAACGGAGCTGCGATTGCTCGGGGTTACGACAAATTTTGCGCCTTGCCTGGATATTTCCAGCAATCCGCACAATCCCGTGATCGGCGTACGTTCCTATGGGGAGACGGCCGAGCTGGTCGGCAGCATGGGCGTGGCGGCGATTCGCGGCTATCATTCCGCCGGCATGGCGGCCGCTGCCAAGCATTTTCCCGGACATGGGGACGCTGCGGTCGATTCGCACCACGCTTTGCCTGTGCTGGACCTGGACGGGAAGCGGCTGGAGCAGGTGGAGCTGGTCCCCTTTCAAAAGGCCGTCGAGGCGGGGGTGGATATGGTGATGACGGCCCACATCGTCCTGCCCCGTATCGAGCCCAGCCGACTCCCCGGGACGCTCTCGCCTGCCATCGTCACGGGAATCCTCAGAGAGGAGTGGGGATACGATGGGGTCGTGGTCAGCGATTGTCTGGAGATGGAGGCGATAGCCGGGCACTATGGCGTGGGAGAGGCTGCTGTGATGGCCGTCGAAGCGGGAGTCGATCTGATCACCGTGAGCCACCGTTATGAACGGCAGATCGAGGTGCTGGAAGCACTGATACAGGCCGTGGAGAGCGGCCGGCTGCAGGAAGAGCGGATCGATCAATCCGTCGCCAGAATTTTGCGAGTAAAGCAGCAGCGGAGGATGGGGGAGCCGATGCTCGCCTGGGAGGCTGTCGAAGCGAAGCTGGCAACCGGAGAGGAGCGGAGAACAGCGGAGCGAATCAGCGAGGAAAGCATCACCCTGATTGCGGATGAGGGCGGAAATCTGCCGCTGGACCGAAAAGCGGAGATCCTGGTGATCTGGCCGGCCGTCCAGGCTGCCAATGATGCGGACGAGCGATACGGAGAGAAGGAAAGGCTGGCAGATTTTCTCCGCAGCGCCGGAATGCAGGTGCGCGAGCTGGTGGTTCCGACCGATCCGGGAGCAGATGAAATCGCCCGCGCAGTGAAAATCAGCCGGGATTATCGACAGGTCGTCGTCACCGCTTATCAGGCAGCGTTTCATCCCGGACAGTCCCGGCTCATCCGCGAATTGCTGGCTGAGCACGGGAAGCGGCTGGTCGTGGCCGCGACCCGCAATCCCGCGGATTTTACGCTCTTTCCCGAAGCGGGGACATTCCTGTGCAGCTATGAGAGCAGGCCGCTCGCCATGCAGTCGCTGGCCCGCGTCTTGACGGGAAGGGTGGCTCCGCGCGGCAAGCTGCCTGTGACCCTATCCGCAAGCTATCCATTCGGCTGGAGGGGAAGCCGCGATCCGATCGAAAGCAGCCGGGACCGGAAATCATAA
- the nagA gene encoding N-acetylglucosamine-6-phosphate deacetylase — protein MADRFALCGRIVTNGREIKDGLVIVSGEAIEYAGSAGDYKQVLPERVQQAGGGIICPGFVDMHMHGIAGADTMDGTPEALQTISRTLAGYGVTSFLATTMTAAYDELEKAIRNVVETSRRGLDGAEVIGIHLEGPWINPRYKGAQQEEKITTPRLEDVRRLYELAEGMLRVVTIAPERAGALDAVRWLSERGVIVSAGHTGASFAEAQTAVENGVRHFTHCFNAMSGLHHREPGVVGAAMYHESLSTELIADGVHVHPAVMRILYRIKSAARLALVSDSMRAAALGQGVYELGGQEVHVTEKEAQLADGTLAGSILTLNRAVRNMVSLSGVPLAEAVAMASETPAAILGAGEHKGKLQAGYDADLIVMGEDYQVRATYVRGRLVYQS, from the coding sequence ATGGCGGATCGATTTGCTCTGTGCGGCAGGATCGTCACCAACGGACGTGAAATCAAAGACGGACTCGTCATTGTAAGCGGCGAAGCCATCGAATACGCCGGGAGTGCCGGGGATTATAAGCAGGTACTCCCGGAGAGGGTGCAGCAGGCAGGGGGCGGCATCATTTGCCCCGGCTTTGTCGATATGCATATGCACGGGATTGCCGGCGCCGACACGATGGACGGGACGCCGGAAGCGCTGCAGACGATTTCTCGCACGCTGGCGGGATATGGGGTCACATCGTTTTTGGCGACGACGATGACAGCTGCCTATGATGAACTGGAAAAAGCCATCCGCAACGTCGTGGAGACTTCCCGCCGGGGATTGGACGGCGCCGAGGTGATCGGCATCCATCTGGAGGGGCCGTGGATCAATCCCCGTTACAAGGGAGCGCAACAGGAAGAGAAGATCACGACGCCCCGCCTGGAGGATGTCCGTCGGCTGTACGAGCTGGCGGAGGGCATGCTGAGAGTGGTCACCATCGCGCCGGAGCGGGCGGGAGCGCTCGATGCCGTTCGCTGGTTGAGCGAGCGGGGCGTCATCGTCTCGGCCGGCCACACCGGGGCAAGCTTCGCCGAGGCCCAAACCGCGGTGGAGAACGGCGTCCGTCATTTTACTCACTGCTTTAATGCGATGTCCGGTCTGCATCACCGCGAGCCGGGAGTAGTCGGCGCAGCCATGTACCATGAAAGTCTCAGCACCGAGCTGATAGCCGACGGCGTGCATGTGCACCCGGCTGTGATGAGGATCTTGTACCGCATCAAATCGGCGGCGCGGCTCGCGCTGGTGTCCGACTCGATGCGGGCAGCGGCACTGGGCCAAGGCGTATACGAACTGGGCGGACAGGAAGTGCATGTGACGGAAAAAGAGGCGCAGCTGGCTGACGGCACGCTGGCGGGGAGCATCCTGACGCTCAATCGGGCTGTACGGAATATGGTGTCCCTCTCAGGCGTCCCCCTGGCAGAAGCCGTGGCGATGGCCTCCGAGACGCCGGCGGCCATCCTCGGCGCCGGCGAGCACAAAGGGAAACTGCAGGCGGGATATGATGCGGATCTGATCGTGATGGGGGAGGATTATCAGGTTCGCGCGACATACGTCAGGGGCAGGCTTGTTTATCAGAGCTGA
- a CDS encoding HAD family hydrolase — protein sequence MSMERRYASGIIFDMDNTLLQSRIDFGKMKRVLYALLVENGLCTQELDWQSHTASQLIEIGRQSEKITPRLEKRMWDAVAAIETEGMHGAVLEEHAVDVLTHLHSHAHLFILTNNACAAAEEALRETGIAHLFEEIVAREQMTALKPCPSGIRYILERYPDVPQANWTMVGDSWIDGTAAQDGSVRFVAYKGNQQEMEAHQVRPLAYIEDLRELLSLDLIAGRGRSAG from the coding sequence ATGAGCATGGAGAGGCGATATGCCAGTGGCATCATATTCGATATGGACAACACATTGCTGCAGTCGAGGATCGATTTTGGAAAAATGAAAAGGGTGCTCTATGCCCTGCTGGTGGAAAACGGATTATGCACGCAGGAGCTCGACTGGCAAAGCCATACGGCCTCACAGCTGATCGAGATCGGGAGGCAGTCGGAGAAGATCACCCCGCGTCTGGAGAAGCGGATGTGGGATGCGGTCGCCGCGATCGAAACGGAGGGGATGCACGGGGCTGTTTTGGAGGAGCATGCCGTCGACGTGCTGACGCACCTCCATTCGCACGCCCATCTGTTCATCCTGACCAACAATGCCTGCGCCGCGGCGGAGGAAGCGCTGCGGGAAACCGGCATTGCCCATCTGTTTGAAGAGATCGTGGCGCGGGAGCAGATGACCGCGCTAAAGCCTTGTCCCTCGGGCATTCGCTATATCCTGGAGCGCTATCCCGACGTGCCGCAGGCGAACTGGACCATGGTCGGGGACTCCTGGATCGACGGGACAGCGGCTCAGGACGGCAGCGTCCGATTTGTCGCCTACAAAGGAAATCAGCAGGAGATGGAGGCCCATCAGGTGCGGCCACTGGCCTATATCGAAGACTTGCGTGAATTGCTGTCGCTGGATCTGATCGCCGGGCGAGGCAGAAGCGCGGGATGA
- a CDS encoding purine/pyrimidine permease — MLPLFTPLVSGVYLLLLACLIMAGAAFLPGVIRLLTMLPGPVAYAAVLASFVQMVGIGLQSLMQTELDQRRLTIIGVGLLFGVGSMFFPPSVFQELPSVVRYTLGNGLLFGTMIVMALEQAWRERPALPAKKASPRE, encoded by the coding sequence ATGCTGCCGCTGTTCACTCCGCTGGTATCCGGCGTCTACCTGCTTTTGCTCGCCTGCCTGATCATGGCGGGAGCGGCCTTCCTTCCCGGCGTCATTCGGCTGCTGACGATGCTGCCGGGCCCTGTCGCCTACGCCGCCGTCCTGGCCTCCTTTGTCCAGATGGTGGGCATCGGGCTGCAGTCCCTGATGCAGACAGAGCTGGATCAGCGCCGCCTGACCATCATCGGCGTGGGACTTCTGTTTGGCGTCGGCTCCATGTTCTTCCCGCCATCCGTCTTTCAGGAGCTGCCCTCTGTGGTTCGCTATACGCTGGGGAATGGCCTCTTGTTCGGGACGATGATCGTGATGGCCTTGGAGCAGGCGTGGAGAGAGCGCCCCGCCCTCCCCGCCAAAAAGGCAAGCCCTCGAGAGTGA
- a CDS encoding nucleoside hydrolase: MAQATDNTLRLIKLANPGYEVPVAMGAAKPLTREWAGPVSHVHGNNGIGDVELPASEQQALSETAAEFIVRKANECNGELVLVTLGRLTNLAEALQLDPELPRKLKHVYTMGGTAFAPGNVTPRAEVNFRGDPEAVAAVFQSGLRLTMVGLDVTMKVRLTQQHLDAALNYCRPENKPIIQYMSDALQHYFRFYWEVDNMMGACPTHDPLTVLVARPWVVRTQTMKAAIETEGEYCAGSVVADLRTKPSVGNLVEICVDVDAEKIPHYLLSVF, encoded by the coding sequence TGGGTGCGGCAAAGCCGCTGACCCGCGAATGGGCAGGCCCTGTCTCTCATGTGCACGGCAACAACGGCATCGGCGACGTCGAGCTCCCTGCCTCCGAGCAGCAGGCGCTCAGCGAAACTGCCGCCGAATTTATCGTGCGCAAAGCAAATGAATGCAACGGTGAACTGGTGCTGGTGACGCTGGGCCGCCTGACCAATCTGGCGGAAGCGCTCCAGCTCGATCCCGAGCTCCCCCGCAAGCTGAAGCACGTCTACACCATGGGCGGAACGGCGTTTGCGCCGGGCAATGTGACGCCGCGAGCGGAGGTCAACTTCCGCGGAGATCCGGAGGCCGTCGCTGCCGTTTTCCAATCCGGCCTGCGCCTTACCATGGTCGGCCTGGATGTGACGATGAAGGTGCGCCTGACGCAGCAGCATCTGGACGCGGCGCTGAACTACTGCCGCCCGGAAAACAAGCCGATCATCCAGTACATGAGCGACGCGCTTCAGCATTACTTCCGTTTTTACTGGGAAGTGGACAATATGATGGGGGCATGCCCGACGCATGACCCGCTGACCGTACTGGTAGCCCGGCCTTGGGTCGTGCGCACCCAAACGATGAAGGCCGCTATCGAGACGGAGGGCGAATATTGTGCCGGTTCCGTCGTTGCCGACCTGCGGACCAAGCCAAGCGTAGGCAATCTGGTGGAAATCTGCGTGGACGTAGATGCGGAAAAAATCCCTCATTACCTGCTGTCGGTCTTTTAA